In one window of Eggerthella guodeyinii DNA:
- the gyrB gene encoding DNA topoisomerase (ATP-hydrolyzing) subunit B: MSVANKPDHYDGSDIQVLEGLEAVRKRPGMYIGSTGPRGLHHLVYEVVDNGVDEALAGICDEIKVWIHADNSITVDDNGRGIPIDKHPKEKIPTVEVVLTILHAGGKFGGEGYKVSGGLHGVGVSVVNALSSHVEVKVRKEGKEYFIAFDRGKTSEKLRELGPTKRGNGTTVSFWPDPDIFTETTVFDYDTLANRFREMAFLNKGLKIVLYDERVTDADGNPRTEVFQYAGGIVDFVKFLNEGKETLNKPIYFEAENDDGTVEVAMQWSTSYSTNSVMAFANNINTHEGGTHLDGFKQAVTRTINEYARAKGILKEKDSNLSGDDTREGCAAIVSVKLHDPQFEGQTKTKLGNTEIRPLVQNAVTQGLAEYLEENPTPAKRIIGKATQALKAREAARKAREMTRRKGVLDSFALPGKLADCSSKTPENSEIFIVEGDSAGGSAKQARDRKTQAILPLRGKILNVERAGLHRSLSSDTISSLITAIGTNIGDDFDADQSRYHRIIIMTDADVDGAHIRILLLTFFYRYMPELINRGYIYIAQPPIFGLKKKNSRSPKIERYIYDESALSATLAEYDDPNKFDVQRYKGLGEMDPDQLWETTMEPATRTLLQVSIDDAAEAERVVSDLMGDQVEPRKEFIQKHARDVRFLDI; this comes from the coding sequence ATGTCAGTGGCAAACAAACCTGACCATTACGACGGTTCTGACATTCAGGTCCTCGAGGGCCTGGAAGCGGTCCGCAAGCGTCCGGGCATGTACATCGGCTCGACGGGCCCGCGCGGTTTGCACCACCTGGTGTACGAGGTCGTCGACAACGGCGTCGACGAGGCCCTCGCCGGTATCTGCGACGAGATCAAGGTGTGGATTCACGCGGACAACTCGATCACGGTCGACGACAACGGGCGCGGCATTCCCATCGACAAACACCCGAAAGAGAAGATCCCCACCGTCGAGGTGGTGCTCACCATCCTCCACGCCGGCGGCAAGTTCGGCGGCGAGGGCTACAAGGTGTCCGGCGGTTTGCACGGCGTGGGCGTCTCCGTCGTGAACGCGCTGTCCTCGCACGTCGAGGTGAAGGTGCGCAAGGAAGGCAAGGAGTACTTCATCGCCTTCGATCGCGGCAAGACCTCCGAAAAGCTGCGCGAGCTGGGCCCCACGAAGCGGGGCAACGGCACGACGGTGTCCTTCTGGCCCGACCCTGATATCTTCACCGAGACGACCGTCTTCGACTACGACACGCTGGCGAACCGTTTCCGCGAGATGGCGTTCCTCAACAAGGGGCTCAAGATCGTGCTGTACGACGAGCGCGTCACCGACGCCGACGGCAACCCGCGCACCGAGGTGTTCCAGTACGCCGGCGGCATCGTCGACTTCGTGAAGTTCCTGAACGAGGGCAAGGAAACGCTCAACAAGCCCATCTACTTCGAGGCCGAGAACGACGACGGCACGGTCGAGGTGGCCATGCAGTGGTCCACCTCGTACTCCACGAACTCCGTCATGGCGTTCGCGAACAACATCAACACGCACGAGGGCGGCACGCACCTCGACGGCTTCAAGCAGGCCGTCACGCGCACCATCAACGAGTACGCCCGTGCCAAGGGCATCCTCAAGGAGAAGGATTCCAACCTCTCCGGCGACGACACGCGCGAGGGTTGCGCGGCCATCGTGTCCGTGAAGCTGCACGACCCGCAGTTCGAGGGTCAGACGAAGACGAAGCTCGGCAACACCGAGATCCGCCCGCTCGTGCAGAACGCCGTGACCCAGGGCCTCGCCGAGTACCTCGAGGAGAACCCGACCCCGGCCAAGCGCATCATCGGCAAGGCGACCCAGGCCCTCAAGGCCCGCGAAGCCGCGCGCAAGGCGCGCGAGATGACGCGCCGCAAGGGCGTGCTCGACTCGTTCGCGTTGCCGGGCAAGCTGGCGGACTGCTCGTCCAAGACCCCGGAGAACTCCGAAATCTTCATCGTAGAGGGCGATTCCGCAGGCGGCTCGGCCAAGCAGGCCCGCGACCGCAAGACGCAGGCCATCCTGCCCTTGCGCGGTAAGATCCTCAACGTGGAGCGCGCCGGTTTGCACCGCTCGCTGTCGTCGGACACCATCAGCTCGCTGATCACGGCCATCGGCACGAACATCGGCGACGACTTCGACGCCGACCAGTCGCGCTACCACCGCATCATCATCATGACCGACGCCGACGTCGACGGCGCGCACATCCGCATCCTGCTGTTGACGTTCTTCTACCGCTACATGCCGGAGCTCATCAATCGCGGCTACATCTACATCGCGCAGCCGCCCATCTTCGGCCTCAAGAAGAAGAACTCGCGCTCGCCGAAGATCGAACGCTACATCTACGACGAAAGCGCCCTGTCGGCCACGCTCGCCGAGTACGACGATCCGAACAAGTTCGACGTGCAGCGCTACAAGGGCCTCGGCGAGATGGACCCGGACCAGCTTTGGGAGACCACGATGGAGCCGGCCACCCGTACGCTGTTGCAGGTGAGCATCGACGACGCCGCCGAAGCCGAGCGCGTGGTGAGCGACCTCATGGGCGACCAGGTGGAGCCGCGCAAGGAGTTCATCCAGAAGCACGCGCGCGACGTCCGATTCCTGGACATCTAG
- the gyrA gene encoding DNA gyrase subunit A: MADNNDSFDEFLNRAEEDYDAGDIESAEEADEDDILDDVEDDEDEARPGAFVSEENKARSMIDLSKMANPHGSIVEGANGGEGTIVRSAYLGKEMQTSFLEYAMSVIVSRALPDVRDGLKPVHRRILYAMNESGYTPNRPHMKSARTVGDVIGKYHPHGDSAVYNTMVRLAQPFSMRVPLVDGHGNFGSIDGDGAAAMRYTESRLDKVAMELLRDLDKETVDFQPNYDESLEEPTVLPARFPNLLVNGSQGIAVGMATNIPPHNLGETIDATCLMLDNPDVSTEELMKAMPGPDFPTGGIIMGKKGILDAYETGRGSLTVRAKCKVEEGKNGRSSIVVTEIPYQVNRQRLLEKLGELVREKKLPEISNIHDGADRHGIDIIIDLKKDAIPQVVLNKLYKHTQLQVGFGVIMLSLVDGAPRVLSLKEMLHYYIAHQEEVIVRRTRYELAKAEERAHILEGLIIALDNIDEIIHIIRSSQTDKEAAERMTERFGLTDKQTAAILEMRLRRLTGLEHQKIEDELKELLEKIAYYKRVLSDDKLVHEIIKEELLEVKKKFGSPRRTLLSEAAKDLDVEDLIAEESMVVTMTKAGYVKRLPVATYRQQKRGGKGMQGVNLKDNDYVEHLFVASTHSYMLFFSTKGKVYRLKVYELPEASRHARGTAIVNLLPLEKGETISAVIATKDFPSDEYLMFATEHGMVKKTSMDLYDRTRRDGLIAISLKDNDRLISVKRVAQGEKVLMVSSAGKAIMWDEGEVRAMGRDTMGVRGMNVPPIAKVLGMEIAQPDTDLFVITEKGYGKRTPIAEYPEHHRGGQGVFTITMTEKKGLLAVMKIVGEDDEIMIMSEEGVCVRTPVSGISELGRSTQGVCVMKTADKDRVTAVAISSRGKKKKTGGAQVEGEELDENAIDDLDDGVEGTEAEVEVEVEVEVDETDE; this comes from the coding sequence ATGGCAGACAACAACGATTCTTTCGACGAGTTTTTGAATCGCGCCGAAGAAGACTACGACGCGGGCGATATCGAGTCGGCTGAGGAGGCCGACGAAGACGACATCCTCGATGACGTGGAAGACGACGAGGACGAAGCGCGCCCTGGCGCGTTCGTGTCCGAAGAGAACAAGGCGCGCTCGATGATCGACCTGTCGAAGATGGCGAACCCGCACGGTTCCATCGTCGAGGGCGCCAACGGCGGCGAGGGCACCATCGTGCGCTCCGCCTACCTCGGCAAGGAGATGCAGACGTCGTTCCTGGAATACGCCATGAGCGTCATCGTCTCGCGCGCCCTGCCGGACGTGCGCGACGGCCTCAAGCCGGTTCACCGCCGCATCCTCTACGCCATGAACGAGTCGGGCTACACGCCGAACCGTCCTCACATGAAGTCGGCCCGTACGGTCGGCGACGTCATCGGCAAGTACCACCCGCACGGCGACTCCGCCGTGTACAACACGATGGTGCGCTTGGCCCAGCCGTTCTCGATGCGCGTCCCGCTGGTCGACGGCCATGGCAACTTCGGCTCCATCGACGGCGACGGCGCGGCGGCCATGCGTTACACCGAGTCGCGCCTCGACAAGGTGGCCATGGAACTGCTGCGCGACCTCGACAAGGAGACGGTCGACTTCCAGCCGAACTACGACGAGAGCCTCGAAGAACCCACGGTTCTCCCCGCGCGCTTCCCGAACCTGCTGGTGAACGGCTCGCAGGGCATCGCCGTCGGCATGGCCACGAACATCCCGCCCCACAACCTGGGCGAGACGATCGACGCCACGTGCCTCATGCTGGACAACCCGGACGTCAGCACCGAGGAGCTCATGAAGGCCATGCCCGGCCCCGACTTCCCCACCGGCGGCATCATCATGGGCAAGAAGGGCATTCTGGACGCATACGAGACGGGCCGCGGCTCGCTGACCGTGCGCGCGAAGTGCAAGGTGGAAGAGGGCAAGAACGGCCGCAGCTCCATCGTGGTCACCGAGATCCCCTACCAGGTGAACCGCCAGCGCCTGCTGGAGAAGCTGGGCGAGCTCGTGCGCGAGAAGAAGCTGCCCGAGATCAGCAACATCCACGACGGCGCCGACCGCCACGGCATCGACATCATCATCGACCTCAAGAAGGACGCCATCCCCCAGGTGGTGCTCAACAAGCTGTACAAGCACACGCAGCTGCAGGTGGGCTTCGGCGTGATCATGCTGTCGCTGGTGGACGGCGCGCCGCGCGTGCTGTCGCTCAAGGAAATGCTGCACTACTACATCGCGCACCAGGAAGAGGTCATCGTCCGCCGTACGCGCTACGAGCTGGCAAAGGCCGAGGAGCGCGCGCATATTCTCGAAGGCTTGATCATCGCGCTCGACAACATCGACGAGATCATCCACATCATCCGTTCGTCGCAGACCGACAAGGAAGCGGCCGAGCGGATGACCGAGCGCTTCGGCCTGACGGACAAGCAGACCGCCGCCATCCTCGAGATGCGCCTGCGCCGCCTCACCGGCTTGGAGCATCAGAAGATCGAAGACGAGTTGAAGGAACTGCTCGAGAAGATCGCCTACTACAAGCGCGTTCTCTCCGACGACAAGCTTGTGCACGAGATCATCAAGGAAGAGCTGCTCGAGGTGAAGAAGAAGTTCGGCAGCCCGCGCCGCACGCTGTTGTCCGAAGCGGCGAAGGACCTCGACGTCGAGGATCTCATCGCCGAGGAGAGCATGGTCGTCACGATGACGAAGGCCGGCTACGTGAAGCGTCTGCCCGTGGCCACCTACCGCCAGCAGAAGCGCGGCGGCAAGGGCATGCAGGGGGTGAACCTCAAGGACAACGACTACGTGGAGCACCTGTTCGTGGCGTCCACGCACTCCTACATGCTGTTCTTCTCCACGAAGGGCAAGGTATACCGCCTGAAGGTGTACGAGCTGCCCGAGGCGTCGCGCCACGCGCGCGGCACGGCCATCGTGAATCTGCTGCCGCTTGAGAAGGGCGAGACGATCTCGGCCGTCATCGCGACGAAGGACTTCCCGTCCGACGAGTACCTCATGTTCGCCACCGAGCACGGCATGGTGAAGAAGACGTCGATGGACCTGTACGACCGCACCCGCCGCGATGGCCTCATCGCCATCAGCCTCAAGGACAACGACCGCCTCATCTCGGTGAAGCGCGTGGCCCAGGGCGAGAAGGTGCTCATGGTGTCGTCCGCCGGCAAGGCCATCATGTGGGACGAAGGCGAAGTGCGCGCGATGGGTCGCGACACGATGGGCGTGCGCGGCATGAACGTGCCACCGATCGCCAAGGTGCTGGGCATGGAGATCGCGCAGCCCGACACCGACCTGTTCGTCATCACCGAGAAGGGCTACGGCAAGCGCACTCCCATCGCCGAGTACCCCGAGCACCATCGCGGTGGCCAGGGCGTGTTCACCATCACGATGACCGAGAAGAAGGGCCTGCTGGCCGTCATGAAGATCGTCGGCGAAGACGACGAGATCATGATCATGTCCGAAGAGGGCGTGTGCGTGCGCACCCCGGTGTCAGGCATCTCCGAACTCGGACGCTCCACGCAGGGCGTGTGCGTCATGAAGACGGCCGACAAGGATCGCGTGACCGCGGTGGCCATCTCGAGCCGCGGCAAGAAGAAGAAAACCGGCGGCGCGCAAGTCGAGGGCGAGGAGCTCGACGAGAACGCGATCGACGATCTTGACGACGGCGTCGAAGGCACGGAGGCCGAAGTCGAAGTGGAGGTCGAAGTCGAGGTTGACGAGACCGACGAGTAG
- a CDS encoding MATE family efflux transporter, producing the protein MHPVTAARAALRKRAQRAPADKTTASDVFVLSVPLFVELFMQIMIGNINQFMLAPLGTEPAAAVGNALQILNIVTIALSAMGTASTVLVTRVLGKSSATSTVSEIATVALVVNIGLAAVMTAVLFLFWPQFFSWLHIDGSITGMASSFLLIVGSTTVVQGAFFAFTALLRSYARGVDVMRASLIMNAVNIAASAALIGGIGFVPALGVEGAALANVVARVVGLVVACRLVLRHTDVRMRLRYLRPFPWKTLRRMLGVGIPSSGEQMNYDLAQIVILSFINVLGTTVVTVKVYCSMIAGIAYLYSIALSQATQIVLGYLFGAGKFDAVARRVWVADLIAVALTTCVSTLIWVNADAVFGLFTADPTVHELGRQVLLVEIFLGIGRALNIVMVKALIAVGDVKTPVTVNVISSWIFAVGGGYLLGIGLGWGIVGMWIAMCVDEWLRGGFLVVTFARGGWRRRAIERQKPPEKTADAREPSSDAPLEAPAVSYAKPSMFVLKKPGAPGRPKEPGAISLTAIMGLLLADNGGLSHGIVQAITDALTALW; encoded by the coding sequence ATGCATCCAGTAACCGCAGCGCGCGCTGCGCTCCGAAAACGCGCCCAGCGAGCGCCTGCGGACAAGACCACCGCGAGCGACGTGTTCGTGTTGTCCGTTCCGCTGTTCGTGGAACTGTTCATGCAAATTATGATCGGGAACATCAACCAATTCATGCTCGCGCCCCTCGGCACCGAGCCGGCCGCGGCGGTGGGCAACGCGCTGCAGATCCTCAACATCGTGACCATCGCGCTGTCGGCTATGGGCACGGCCTCCACCGTGCTCGTGACGCGCGTGCTGGGGAAATCGTCGGCGACGAGCACGGTGTCGGAGATCGCGACCGTCGCGCTCGTGGTGAACATCGGGTTGGCCGCCGTCATGACGGCGGTGCTGTTCCTCTTCTGGCCCCAGTTCTTCTCCTGGCTGCACATCGACGGCTCCATCACGGGGATGGCTTCGTCGTTCCTGCTGATCGTCGGTTCGACGACCGTCGTTCAAGGGGCGTTCTTCGCCTTCACGGCGCTGCTGCGCAGCTACGCGCGCGGCGTCGACGTCATGCGGGCGAGCCTCATCATGAACGCGGTCAACATCGCGGCCAGCGCGGCGCTCATCGGCGGCATCGGCTTCGTCCCGGCGCTCGGCGTGGAGGGCGCGGCCCTTGCGAACGTGGTGGCGCGCGTCGTGGGCCTCGTGGTGGCCTGCCGCCTCGTGCTGCGCCACACCGACGTGCGCATGCGCCTGCGGTACCTGCGCCCGTTCCCGTGGAAAACGCTGCGGCGCATGCTGGGCGTGGGCATCCCCTCGTCGGGCGAGCAGATGAACTACGACCTCGCGCAGATCGTCATCCTGTCGTTCATCAACGTGCTGGGCACGACGGTGGTCACGGTGAAGGTGTACTGCTCGATGATCGCCGGCATCGCCTACCTGTACTCCATCGCGCTGTCGCAGGCGACGCAGATCGTGCTGGGGTACCTGTTCGGCGCGGGGAAGTTCGACGCCGTCGCGCGGCGCGTGTGGGTTGCCGACCTCATCGCGGTCGCGCTCACCACCTGCGTGTCGACGCTCATCTGGGTGAACGCCGATGCGGTGTTCGGGTTGTTCACCGCCGACCCCACCGTGCACGAGTTGGGACGGCAGGTGCTGCTCGTCGAGATATTCCTCGGCATCGGCCGCGCGCTCAACATCGTCATGGTGAAGGCGCTCATCGCGGTGGGCGACGTGAAGACCCCGGTGACGGTGAACGTGATCTCGTCGTGGATATTCGCCGTGGGCGGCGGGTACCTGCTGGGCATCGGATTGGGCTGGGGCATCGTGGGCATGTGGATAGCCATGTGCGTGGACGAGTGGCTGCGCGGCGGCTTCCTCGTGGTGACGTTCGCCCGTGGCGGCTGGCGGCGCCGTGCGATCGAGCGCCAGAAACCGCCCGAGAAGACGGCAGATGCGCGGGAGCCGTCTTCGGATGCGCCCCTGGAAGCACCCGCGGTGTCGTATGCGAAGCCGTCGATGTTCGTGCTGAAGAAACCGGGCGCGCCGGGCCGCCCCAAGGAGCCGGGCGCCATCAGCCTGACGGCGATCATGGGGTTGCTGCTAGCGGACAACGGCGGGCTGTCGCACGGCATCGTGCAGGCCATCACCGATGCTTTGACGGCGCTCTGGTAG
- a CDS encoding bifunctional nuclease family protein has translation MIPVTIQTLIVSTAPSPSIVVLQPVEEVVQEGKSRIVPIWVGVNEATQMGIALEKARFSRPMTHDLFLDALTNLDAQVDHVVINDVQGSTFFARLTLRQHDRLIDLDARPSDAMALAVRQKAPIYIEEDVLERASFPYVLRREEPAAATEAELSEFKKFLEELAPEDFEG, from the coding sequence ATGATTCCCGTCACCATTCAAACGCTGATCGTGTCAACGGCTCCGTCGCCCTCCATCGTCGTGCTCCAGCCCGTCGAGGAGGTCGTCCAGGAAGGGAAGTCGCGCATCGTCCCCATCTGGGTGGGCGTGAACGAGGCGACGCAGATGGGCATCGCGCTGGAGAAAGCGCGCTTCTCGCGGCCGATGACGCACGACCTGTTCCTCGACGCGCTCACGAACCTCGATGCGCAGGTGGATCACGTGGTGATCAACGACGTACAGGGCTCGACGTTCTTCGCGCGGCTCACCCTGCGCCAGCACGACCGGCTCATCGACCTCGACGCCCGGCCGAGCGACGCCATGGCCCTGGCCGTGCGGCAGAAAGCTCCCATCTACATCGAGGAGGACGTGCTGGAGCGCGCGTCGTTCCCCTACGTGCTGAGACGGGAAGAGCCCGCCGCCGCGACCGAGGCCGAGCTGTCCGAGTTCAAGAAGTTCCTGGAAGAGCTGGCCCCAGAGGATTTCGAGGGCTGA
- a CDS encoding LysR family transcriptional regulator codes for MNIKQINYFIAVANHGSLSSAAREFDISVQAMSKAMTDLENEFGENLFERTHQGITLTPLGETFCRKAEPVSASFQTLEQMGEAHAKELSKLRLFLCAPSFCRNAKARADMAAFFDKYLKAETEVSIGTGETGLGVIRDGGCDALITIGPFDHPDFDCFAVGTVPAGICMASNHPLARQETVTLKQLEPYRVISSKSFDHFNESILVTYQKDGLKSPVVEPPAFDMPRQFYVKHAVCFMVNIASLGEMLPRSTMIPFAREDMKAIPICLITLKGAKPPAYQRMEKLLKGRG; via the coding sequence TTGAATATCAAGCAGATCAACTACTTCATCGCCGTCGCCAACCACGGCAGCCTTTCATCCGCCGCTCGCGAGTTCGACATCTCCGTCCAAGCGATGTCGAAAGCGATGACCGACCTGGAAAACGAGTTCGGCGAAAACCTGTTCGAGCGGACCCACCAGGGCATCACCCTCACGCCGCTCGGTGAAACGTTCTGCAGGAAGGCGGAACCGGTCAGCGCATCCTTCCAGACGCTCGAGCAGATGGGGGAGGCCCACGCCAAAGAACTTTCCAAGCTGCGCTTGTTCCTGTGCGCTCCTTCGTTTTGCCGCAACGCCAAAGCGCGCGCCGACATGGCCGCGTTCTTCGACAAGTACCTGAAAGCCGAAACGGAAGTATCCATCGGGACGGGCGAGACGGGGCTCGGCGTCATCCGCGATGGCGGATGCGACGCGCTCATCACCATCGGCCCGTTCGACCACCCCGATTTCGACTGCTTCGCCGTGGGTACCGTGCCCGCCGGCATCTGCATGGCGTCGAACCATCCGCTGGCCCGCCAGGAAACCGTCACGCTCAAGCAACTCGAGCCGTACCGCGTCATCTCGTCGAAATCGTTCGACCACTTCAACGAATCGATCCTCGTCACCTATCAGAAGGACGGCTTGAAGTCGCCGGTCGTGGAACCTCCCGCGTTCGACATGCCGCGCCAGTTCTACGTCAAGCATGCGGTGTGCTTCATGGTGAACATCGCGTCGCTTGGCGAGATGCTTCCCCGCAGCACGATGATCCCCTTTGCACGCGAGGACATGAAGGCGATTCCCATCTGCCTCATCACGTTGAAAGGCGCCAAGCCGCCCGCGTACCAGCGCATGGAGAAGCTGCTGAAAGGGCGTGGCTGA
- a CDS encoding helix-turn-helix transcriptional regulator: MRISNLKLFIPFCLGFTLFLSFFMVFISGGNLDLYGSGSDYWDIQYFTALLTVSQILTFLLLSFIALKRPIRNHALLPLGAAGVLAIGFSLFSINAMLPEKSSVVLVAAAILLGSAIAGSMLSWLDLLSRTFGIENIAAIAAIGTSFVGVVNLALISFNDVSTTLLSLGIIAAAHFFILAGIGWNSSHRAVSTPQASKPSDPMSYAKHVRKLLGMSWRSITWVAVIGFSGGVARAMLYDSSTINQPILQIMFTMSFFVGAIVLAVFCKVSSLADGFEKLYLVLFLLAATFFFIVPFAGTEYLSMLAGIENVFVCIASICMLVTCVQIAQRNKVPVLFASGVLLSIVFGSAGFGLLFGSIVGYNLGTVIAAMIAVYVILLIGMVTAAVKAKTKQTKERVALLLTGDNAEESIRNNPVYRDVYHLSDREMDVMILAIGGRNASSISKVLFISENTVRFHLKNLYKKLDVHTKQELLSLVEGFELQ, from the coding sequence ATGAGAATATCGAACCTGAAACTGTTCATTCCTTTCTGCCTCGGATTCACCTTGTTCCTTTCGTTTTTCATGGTGTTCATCAGCGGAGGAAACCTCGATCTGTACGGATCGGGCAGCGATTATTGGGACATCCAATACTTCACCGCGTTGCTCACGGTGTCCCAAATTCTCACGTTCTTACTGCTTTCCTTCATAGCGTTGAAGCGTCCTATCCGAAACCACGCGCTCCTTCCGCTGGGAGCGGCGGGCGTGCTCGCTATCGGGTTCTCCCTGTTCTCCATCAACGCGATGCTGCCCGAGAAGAGCTCGGTCGTGCTGGTCGCCGCCGCCATCCTGCTGGGTTCCGCCATCGCCGGCTCGATGCTCTCGTGGCTCGATCTGCTCTCCCGCACGTTCGGCATCGAGAACATCGCCGCCATCGCGGCGATCGGCACTTCGTTCGTCGGGGTGGTCAATCTCGCGCTCATCTCCTTCAACGACGTTTCCACGACCCTGCTGTCCCTCGGCATCATCGCCGCCGCGCATTTCTTCATCCTCGCCGGAATCGGGTGGAACAGCTCGCACCGCGCCGTCTCGACCCCTCAAGCCTCGAAGCCGTCCGACCCGATGTCGTACGCGAAGCACGTGCGCAAGCTGCTCGGGATGTCGTGGCGTTCGATAACCTGGGTGGCGGTCATCGGATTCTCCGGAGGCGTGGCGCGGGCTATGCTGTACGACAGCTCGACAATCAACCAACCGATACTGCAAATCATGTTCACGATGAGCTTCTTCGTCGGCGCCATCGTCCTCGCGGTGTTCTGCAAGGTCTCATCGTTGGCCGATGGCTTCGAAAAGCTCTACCTCGTGCTGTTCCTGCTTGCGGCGACGTTCTTTTTCATCGTGCCGTTCGCCGGCACGGAATACCTCAGCATGCTCGCCGGCATCGAGAACGTGTTCGTCTGCATCGCCTCGATCTGCATGCTCGTCACCTGCGTGCAGATCGCGCAACGGAACAAGGTGCCCGTGCTGTTCGCGTCGGGCGTCTTGCTGAGCATCGTGTTCGGTTCGGCGGGGTTCGGTCTGCTGTTCGGCTCGATCGTCGGTTACAACCTGGGCACCGTGATCGCCGCGATGATCGCCGTCTACGTGATACTCCTCATCGGCATGGTCACGGCGGCGGTAAAGGCGAAAACGAAACAGACGAAAGAGCGCGTCGCCCTGCTTCTCACCGGAGACAATGCCGAGGAGAGCATCAGGAACAATCCCGTATACCGCGACGTCTACCATCTATCCGACCGCGAGATGGACGTCATGATCCTCGCCATCGGCGGGCGCAACGCCAGTTCCATTTCGAAGGTGCTCTTCATATCCGAGAACACCGTGCGGTTCCATCTGAAGAACCTGTACAAGAAGCTCGACGTTCACACGAAGCAGGAACTGCTTTCGCTCGTCGAAGGGTTCGAACTGCAGTAG
- a CDS encoding FAD-dependent oxidoreductase gives MSKKSSTGTGLSRRSFVTGAGMLALAAGGAGLVGCAPTSKGTASAAQDSAAGDTLTADVLDRTWSFEVPPEPVSDDEIVETITADVVVIGSGMSGLCTAASALESGADVIVVTAGSIPVARGGSNYGIGSKYQKELGLDVTPETSNHIIRMTQYVGSLRVDQKKWARWINNSAESMDWMIDLMAGEGLNVGLERGYDDPAGFLTSLPSSHFFWNDENPNGTVNGAEQQVNAYASFFEKNGGTIHWNTPAKYLIRENDNTGRVSAVIAQRSESGDYVKFEAKKAVVLATGDFTRDKEMMAKYSPAVYRKYHDSIPWGEVDYDALSVPFGQFAGDGHKMALWVGAAWQKVYPCAPMETCVSIPFPSTGEVTNFLGINLASDGKRFMNECTSVALSADSIANVAGDKVFYVWDSNYASIHDEWHAIGAAVGGATLTPEEEVAIWDAKVEEGTWFRADTIDELLAQLSGLDAEAAKASIESWNAYCEQGYDEEFQVDPSILKPILTPPFYGSFLEKDTSFMLLTTCGGLRCNEKMQVCDDGDAPIDGLYCTGIMTGDFYSNTYSFSIFGQNLGGVCCTLSYLLGRDLAQL, from the coding sequence ATGTCCAAGAAAAGCAGCACGGGCACGGGGTTGTCGAGGCGCTCGTTCGTGACGGGCGCAGGGATGCTGGCGCTGGCGGCCGGAGGCGCAGGGTTGGTGGGCTGCGCTCCCACGTCGAAGGGGACGGCTTCGGCGGCGCAAGATTCCGCAGCGGGCGACACGCTCACGGCCGACGTGCTCGATAGAACATGGTCGTTCGAAGTGCCGCCCGAGCCCGTGAGCGATGACGAGATAGTCGAAACCATCACGGCCGACGTCGTGGTGATCGGATCGGGGATGTCGGGTTTGTGCACCGCCGCGTCCGCGCTCGAATCGGGCGCCGACGTCATCGTCGTGACGGCAGGATCCATCCCCGTCGCGCGCGGCGGATCGAATTACGGCATCGGTTCGAAGTATCAGAAGGAGCTCGGCCTGGACGTCACGCCGGAAACGTCCAACCACATCATCAGGATGACCCAGTACGTCGGATCATTGCGCGTCGATCAGAAGAAGTGGGCGCGCTGGATCAACAACTCGGCGGAATCGATGGATTGGATGATCGACCTCATGGCCGGCGAAGGCCTGAACGTCGGTCTTGAACGGGGATACGACGATCCTGCCGGCTTCCTCACCTCCTTGCCAAGCTCGCACTTCTTCTGGAACGACGAGAACCCCAACGGCACCGTGAACGGAGCGGAGCAGCAAGTGAACGCGTACGCGTCGTTCTTCGAGAAGAACGGTGGAACGATCCATTGGAACACGCCGGCGAAGTACCTGATTCGGGAAAACGACAACACCGGGCGCGTGAGCGCCGTGATCGCCCAACGCAGCGAGTCGGGCGACTACGTGAAATTCGAGGCGAAGAAAGCCGTGGTGCTGGCGACGGGGGACTTCACCCGCGACAAGGAGATGATGGCGAAGTACAGTCCTGCCGTGTACCGGAAGTACCACGATTCCATCCCGTGGGGCGAGGTCGATTACGACGCGCTCAGCGTGCCTTTCGGCCAGTTTGCGGGAGACGGGCACAAGATGGCGCTCTGGGTTGGCGCCGCCTGGCAGAAAGTCTACCCCTGCGCTCCCATGGAAACCTGCGTCTCCATCCCGTTCCCCAGCACCGGCGAAGTCACCAACTTCCTCGGGATTAACCTCGCCTCCGACGGCAAGCGCTTCATGAACGAATGCACGAGCGTGGCCCTGTCGGCAGACAGCATCGCGAACGTCGCCGGCGACAAGGTGTTCTACGTCTGGGATTCCAACTACGCGAGCATTCACGACGAGTGGCACGCCATCGGCGCGGCCGTCGGCGGCGCGACGCTCACTCCCGAAGAGGAAGTTGCCATATGGGACGCGAAGGTCGAGGAGGGAACGTGGTTCCGCGCCGACACGATCGACGAGCTGCTCGCGCAGCTCTCGGGTTTGGACGCCGAGGCGGCGAAAGCGTCGATCGAATCCTGGAACGCTTATTGCGAGCAGGGCTACGACGAGGAATTCCAAGTCGATCCTTCCATCCTCAAACCCATCCTCACGCCCCCGTTCTACGGATCGTTCCTCGAGAAGGACACGTCCTTCATGCTGCTCACCACCTGCGGCGGGCTGCGATGCAACGAGAAGATGCAGGTGTGCGACGACGGCGACGCTCCCATCGACGGGCTGTACTGCACCGGAATCATGACGGGCGATTTCTACTCGAACACCTACTCGTTCTCCATTTTCGGACAGAACCTCGGCGGTGTTTGCTGCACGCTGTCGTACCTGCTGGGTCGGGATTTGGCCCAGCTGTAA